The DNA region GAGTGGGACGACCTTGTTTACAGACTTGCTGAAAAGGGATACCCTCAGTCAGCACCGTCCTACGGAACATTCTTTGATAACCTCAAGATGACTATGAGTGAGTTCGAAAAGAAGCAGACACTTCGTTTTGAACTTCAGGACAGAATACAGACAACACTCAAGCGCATCGACGGCGTAAAGGGTGCCATTGTTACTATCAGTCTTCCGGAGAAGACCAACTACGTATGGAAGAAGGATGACGCAGACAAGGCAACAGCCAGCGTAATGCTGACACTCGATAATCCTGACAGATTCACTCCTGATCAGGTAAGTGCCATCAAGAATATTGTTGCGTACAGTGCGCAGCAGGTAAAACCGGAAGATGTTTCAGTCGTTAACGCCGCAACAGGCGTGGAACTTCTCGGACTTGAAGAAGCTTCAAGTGATGTGTTCGATGACGAGACAAGAATGAATTATCTGAACATGATCAAGAACCAGTACGAGGAGAACGCAAGAAGGATCCTTGCTCCTATCTACGGTGAAGGCGAAGTTATCGCAGTAGCCTTTGTTGATATCGACTACGACAAGGTCAACGAGGAAGTAAAGGAATACCTTACAAATGAAGAAAACGAAGGTGTAAAGTCTGACCAGTACATCAGATACGAAGCTGACGGCGTGGTCGATCCGGGCGGAATAGTAGGCGAGGAAGACAATACCGACATTCCTAACTACGGAAACCTTGAGGATGATCTCAAGTCAACTGATACACCTGAATACGAAAGAAAAACAGAATGGGCTATCGGTTACATCCTCACACAGAAGGAAAAGGCACAGGGTGCTATTACCGATGCAAGCATATCTGTTGTTGTAACTACAGAAACAGGCCAGCTTACCGGTGCTGAACAGGAAAACATCATTCAGCTGGTAAGAAACGCTACAAATATTGATATTGAAAAGATCTCAGCGTCTGCAAGACTTGCAAATACGCTCGCAGTTCCTGAAGATGTTCCGGGAGTGGTTGATCCTGATTCACCGCTTGCGAAGCTTATCAACAGCCCGTGGTTCAAGTGGGCACTGCTTGCAGCAGCAGTTCTTCTTATTCTTATCATTACGTTCATTATTGTTGCGGTCAATAAGAGCGCAAAGAAGAAGATCGCACTTGCTGAAGCCGAGAATCTTGCACAGCTTGAAAGTATGAAGAAAGCCAATGAACAGGAGGCAGAAAACTTCAAGAAAACTCTTGAACAGGCTGCCAAGGAACATTCTGAAACTTCAAATGCAACTGCAAACGAAGTCAAGGAATTCGCAAAGAAGAATCCTGAGATCGCTGCAGCACTTATACGTTCAATGATGAAAGGATAAGGATGGGGACTTAAGTGAGCAAAATATTCAGATCAGAGGAAGTAGTAAAAATCGCTGAAGCGGTCATGATCCCTGACTGTGTTGTCAGAGTCGAGCCGCGTGAGCTTCCGGAGTCAACTCTTCTGGGCGTCAGCGATGATGATCTGCCGGCTTCCGGAGATATTACCGACGGGGAAATGGAATCCGGTACGGAAACCGATCCTTCTGCTGATGACGAGGCAATGTCTGAAGATGCAAAAGCCTCGTATGAATCAGAATATGAAAAGCTTGAGATCGAGCGTGACGCTATAATAAAGCAGGCACAGTCGGAAGCAGCACAGATAATCGAGAATGCACGTGCAGAGGCGGCTCAGATACTTGAAGATGCTGCCGAACAGGCTAAAAACGTTATGGCTTCCGCTATGGAAGACGGATATGCCGAGGGCGTCAGAACAAAACAGGAAGAGATCGAGAATTGTCTGCTTGAACTGAATCAGTCAGTTGCCGAACTTAAGATCAATCAGGAAGAATACTTTGATGATTACGCAGATGAACTCAGACTTACAGCTCTTGAAGTGGCTGAAAAGGTTCTTGCACAGAAACTTGAAGTTGACGAAAGAGTCATTATCCCGCTTGCAAGAAGTGCTGTCAAGACACTGAGGGAAGTTAACTGGATAAAAGTAGAAATCTCAGATAAAATGCGAAATGTGGCTGCGGAACTGGAAAAGGTCATAAGCGATGCAAAGCCTAACCAGCGTATCGAAGTGGAAGTCAGACGTGACGCTCCGGAAGGCACCTGTGTTGTAAGCACGGCCGAAGGCGTTATAGTTGCTTCAGTGCTTCAGCAGCTTCAGAACATACGTGAATATTTTGAGCATTACAAGGACAGTGAGGAAAATGTATCAGAAACTCGATCATTCTAAGCTGCGCCGCAGCATGAGATCCACGAACTTCTACACTACTCTGGGTAAGATCGAACAGATAGTCGGAATGACTGTTGAAGCTTCCGGTATGTCCTGCAACATCGGCGATGTGTGCTCGATATCGACCAAGGGGAAGGAAAGGAAAAAGATCCTTTCGGAAGTCGTAGGTTTCAGAAACAACAAGGTGCTTTTAATGCCGTACGGTGATATAGACGGTATCGGCTACGGAAGTTTTGTTATCAACACCGGTGAGAAACTCAAGGTGAAAATGAGTGAGGATCTTATCGG from Ruminococcus sp. HUN007 includes:
- a CDS encoding flagellar M-ring protein FliF C-terminal domain-containing protein; translation: MNDKLKPVLDKVKSVWGGMSKRIRTLLIVGLSVILVGSIALAVVLNIESKKWLVLFPGMTTEEASQVYLELKNMEVDTKLNSKGEIEVRKEEWDDLVYRLAEKGYPQSAPSYGTFFDNLKMTMSEFEKKQTLRFELQDRIQTTLKRIDGVKGAIVTISLPEKTNYVWKKDDADKATASVMLTLDNPDRFTPDQVSAIKNIVAYSAQQVKPEDVSVVNAATGVELLGLEEASSDVFDDETRMNYLNMIKNQYEENARRILAPIYGEGEVIAVAFVDIDYDKVNEEVKEYLTNEENEGVKSDQYIRYEADGVVDPGGIVGEEDNTDIPNYGNLEDDLKSTDTPEYERKTEWAIGYILTQKEKAQGAITDASISVVVTTETGQLTGAEQENIIQLVRNATNIDIEKISASARLANTLAVPEDVPGVVDPDSPLAKLINSPWFKWALLAAAVLLILIITFIIVAVNKSAKKKIALAEAENLAQLESMKKANEQEAENFKKTLEQAAKEHSETSNATANEVKEFAKKNPEIAAALIRSMMKG
- a CDS encoding FliH/SctL family protein; this translates as MSKIFRSEEVVKIAEAVMIPDCVVRVEPRELPESTLLGVSDDDLPASGDITDGEMESGTETDPSADDEAMSEDAKASYESEYEKLEIERDAIIKQAQSEAAQIIENARAEAAQILEDAAEQAKNVMASAMEDGYAEGVRTKQEEIENCLLELNQSVAELKINQEEYFDDYADELRLTALEVAEKVLAQKLEVDERVIIPLARSAVKTLREVNWIKVEISDKMRNVAAELEKVISDAKPNQRIEVEVRRDAPEGTCVVSTAEGVIVASVLQQLQNIREYFEHYKDSEENVSETRSF